A single genomic interval of Sander lucioperca isolate FBNREF2018 chromosome 9, SLUC_FBN_1.2, whole genome shotgun sequence harbors:
- the myo9b gene encoding unconventional myosin-IXb isoform X6, with translation MNTTDGAGPPEQDGEVRVVQIYPRLPQDTAAYCPLQISGGDTADAVIHNAVATLGLDASQTYSLLEVRKSSGEERLLETGDCPLERVLLWPPGAQRWHPQSQGHYFILQHQQANNGGNQAESSIEDYDDLCNLQTVTEKSILEALRQRFYKLKIYTYVSNILIAINPNKFLPLYYNPKYVKLYENQPLGKLSPHIFAIADVAFRAMLNRQVNQCIVLSGESGSGKTESRSYLIHCLTALSQKTYSSGLERTILGSGPVLEAFSNAKTAENNNSSRFGMFIQLNYLESGVIRGAVIEKYLLEKCRLVSRDHKERNYHVFYYLLVGASKDEQEEFHLLKPQEYLYLKQEDLHLDDEKLGQEYKRLHQAMEMVGFLSSTKKHIFSILSAILLLGNVTYRLSENTGVLEVGPDEVLSTLSDLLKVKKEQLVKTLTKRRVVTANAIVVSQYTLQVAPTVRESMAKSLYSALFDWIILHINHAMLNRRDMEESVSCLSIGVLDMFGFENLQTNSFEQLCINYTNEKLQYYINQHIFKFEQEDYVSEGITWQNVDYTDNTGCIQLISEKSTGLFNLLDKESNLPKATDETLLDKLKQQHQDNPFFVPSLNTELTFVIQHFAGRVKYHIKDFRQKNTEHMRPEVISLLRSSERSFVHHLVASSPEALFRWGVLRATIRILTVFKILGRQRAKSISARRSSRKTFKERLSSMTLDFSFDRSDETPLDVFEDIFVNYENRKKSRAGRQKQLIPKNLMDLHSLRHIVALAAHDRTSKFIFHPHRQTKPPTVSTQFQASLRKLIETIEKAEPFFIFCVRSNAEKKELHFDDELVLQQIKYTGILQMVNIQKSGYSATYTFKEFVEKFRMLLPKGATVTPGHITELFERMELDKTTYQIGKTKVFLKEKERQLLQDTLNKEVMHHIIILQRWFRTCLMRLHFLQNRDATMIIQRSWREFYEKQNRAATVIQTAWRSSLKTPKHQRETEDDENTAKTRPGRDSLTKKEFKRQHKVELSPNMTRQRSRSQEKQEGRGSPPPLNRPLSLPLDPKVGSGDSSNSPSKSSSLQRYKDMGGIKKKAERWKERQSEGELTDESSPEIRRRRRDDQKDTFLCKGMSMSVDQLTKISSSGSDSSPSTKEVRARLHKLAKHKRRLAYARSGLMVNFGGSKESEYWSYPLPPISPNVSSLKSSASCEDIRALKSQVKIPAETDGSRFSFPARSPNEFSGQQGSNQPQLTTPDRIWFLGKFLKKRKNSPGHDPPSDKSVTLASYTPPHYQMPNQNSERVGHNPSTRISRATRALHGNSSLEREITDPKELRNLDEFLGNQVNELRSRIKDLSPTESIFLTATMQFRDTIKGMYSLQKPQIGYKDLMKGYQNKVNTLAGSTKTEVSLVVNLFQSVLDGFIRGELKRGESEPAKMTKKRRKKMDTCPDSPLDHLFNTYQVNIMQSCDLCTSYIWGMEKAYMCSACKLICHKKCLTKIITNCMTRCARQVDSIPGSLHFGVQVCVLTSKANPVPKVVELLLMHIELNGLYTEGIYRKSGSTCRARELHQILATDPEGPCLDNYPIHTITGLVKRWLRELPDPLMTFSLYSDFLHAVELPESAERIRAVYQKVDELPPANFNTLERLIFHLVRVAKEEEHNKMSPSSLAIVFAPCILRSPDVDDPFLGMKDVSKTTRCVEILISEQFRRYNEMLQSIQELENAEALAVNQLKLKRQNTVVEKPSELDVPNEMHSDEMERTLINRIKSIKQEKLDLACRLPALEQENSDNENLDSLSSMSSDSLEDIQGSLDSEGKMTMWLKTQKPDCPSKPPDLAERVRSLVAETDDVQREFAPRQKTDVTQSMCFLPSQDPSPTGKPQITSKTSNGTFDDLKIPYIDEDEDLTCT, from the exons ATGAACACTACAGATGGAGCCGGGCCCCCTGAACAGGATGGAGAGGTCCGTGTTGTGCAGATCTACCCCAGGCTGCCCCAGGACACAGCTGCCTACTGTCCCCTGCAGATCAGTGGAGGGGACACGGCAGATGCAGTCATCCACAATGCCGTGGCCACTCTGGGTCTGGATGCCAGCCAGACATACAGCCTGCTGGAGGTCAGGAAGAGCAGTGGAGAGGAGAGGTTACTGGAGACTGGGGACTGCCCTTTGGAAAGGGTCCTGCTGTGGCCACCCGGGGCACAGAGGTGGCACCCTCAGAGCCAGGGGCACTACTTCATCCTGCAGCACCAGCAAGCCAACAATGGAGGCAACCAAGCAGAAAGCAGCATAGAGGACTATGATGACCTTTGTAACCTCCAAACTGTCACTGAGAAGAGTATTCTGGAAGCTTTACGCCAGCGCTTCTACAAGCTCAAAATCTACACCTACGTCAGCAACATCCTCATCGCCATCAACCCCAATAAGTTCCTGCCTCTTTATTACAATCCCAAGTATGTCAAGTTGTACGAGAACCAGCCACTGGGCAAACTAAGCCCTCATATATTTGCCATAGCAGACGTGGCCTTCCGCGCCATGTTGAACAGGCAGGTTAACCAGTGTATTGTGTTATCTGGTGAGAGTGGCTCAGGGAAGACTGAAAGCCGCAGTTATCTCATCCACTGCCTGACTGCCCTCAGCCAGAAGACGTACTCCAGCGGGCTGGAACGGACCATCCTCGGGTCTGGCCCGGTGCTAGAG GCCTTCAGCAACGCTAAGACTGCAGAGAATAACAACTCCAGTCGCTTTGGGATGTTCATCCAGCTCAACTACCTGGAGAGTGGTGTCATCAGAGG GGCAGTTATTGAGAAGTACCTACTAGAAAAGTGCCGCCTGGTGTCCAGAGATCACAAGGAGAG GAACTACCACGTGTTTTACTATCTGCTGGTGGGTGCGTCCAAAGACGAGCAGGAGGAGTTTCATCTATTAAAGCCACAAGAGTATCTCTACCTCAAGCAG GAAGACCTCCATTTAGATGATGAGAAACTTGGGCAGGAGTACAAGAGGCTCCATCAAGCTATGGAGATGGTTGGCTTCCTGTCCTCCACCAAGAAACA CATATTTTCCATCCTCTCTGCCATCCTGCTACTGGGCAACGTGACATACAGACTGTCAGAGAACACTGGAGTCCTGGAGGTCGGACCTGATGAAGTTTTGTCCACACTGTCTGACCTGCTCAAA gTGAAAAAGGAGCAACTGGTGAAGACTTTGACCAAGAGGAGAGTAGTGACCGCCAACGCCATCGTAGTTTCACAGTACACTCTACAAGTG GCCCCCACAGTGCGGGAGTCCATGGCCAAGTCTTTATACAGTGCTCTGTTTGACTGGATCATCCTTCACATCAATCATGCAATGCTCAACAGACGAGACATGGAGGAGTCCGTCTCT tgtTTGTCCATCGGTGTCCTGGATATGTTTGGATTTGAGAACCTCCAGACAAATAGCTTTGAGCAGCTGTGCATCAACTACACCAATGAGAAACTGCAGTATTACATAAACCAGCACATCTTCAAGTTTGAGCAA GAAGATTATGTGTCAGAGGGCATCACCTGGCAAAACGTCGACTACACTGACAACACTGGCTGCATTCAGCTGATCAGCGAGAAGTCAACCGGACTCTTTAACCTGCTGGATAAGGAGAGCAA CCTTCCTAAGGCCACAGATGAAACCCTGTTGGACAAGTTGAAGCAGCAACATCAGGACAATCCATTCTTTGTACCCTCCTTGAATACAGAGCTGACTTTTGTCATTCAACACTTTGCTGGAAGGGTTAAATACCACATCAAG GATTTCCGgcagaaaaacacagagcaCATGCGTCCTGAAGTCATATCACTTCTACGGAGCAGTGAGCGGTCGTTCGTGCATCACTTGGTTGCATCCAGTCCAGAAGCTCTGTTCAGATGGGGAGTCCTCCGAGCCACCATCCGCATCCTCACAGTATTCAAGATACTGGGACGCCAGAGGGCAAAATCGA TATCTGCCAGACGAAGCTCCCGCAAGACCTTCAAAGAGAGACTGTCCAG CATGACTCTGGATTTCTCCTTTGATCGCTCCGATGAAACGCCTCTTGACGTATTCGAAGACATCTTTGTCAATTATGAAAATAGAAA gaaaagtCGAGCTGGTCGACAGAAGCAGCTCATTCCCAAG AACCTCATGGATTTGCACTCCCTCCGACATATTGTTGCTCTGGCCGCGCATGACCGAACCAGCAAATTCATCTTCCACCCTCATCGGCAGACAAAGCCCCCGACAGTTAGCACTCAGTTTCAG GCCTCACTCAGAAAGCTGATAGAGACAATTGAAAAAGCCGAGCCgttctttattttctgtgttcgCTCCAATGCTGAAAAG aaGGAGCTGCACTTTGATGATGAACTTGTGCTACAGCAAATCAAATACACAGGCATACTGCAGATGGTTAACATCCAGAAGTCTGGCTACAGCGCCACATACACATTCAAG GAATTTGTTGAGAAGTTCAGAATGTTGCTTCCAAAAGGAGCTACGGTAACGCCTGGGCACATAACTGAACTGTTTGAGAGGATGGAGTTGGATAAGACCACCTATCAAATAGGAAAAACCAAG GTGTTCCTcaaggagaaggagaggcaACTGCTCCAAGACACTCTTAACAAAGAAGTGATGCATCACATCATCATCCTGCAGCGCTGGTTCCGTACCTGTCTGATGAGGCTGCACTTCCTGCAAAACAGAGATGCCACTATGATTATACAG AGGAGCTGGCGTGAATTTTACgagaaacaaaacagagctGCTACAGTGATCCAGACAGCATGGAGGAGTTCCCTGAAGACGCCAAAGCACCAACGTGAGACGGAGGATGATGAGAACACGGCCAAGACCCGGCCTGGACGGGACAG TTTGACAAAAAAGGAGTTTAAGAGGCAGCACAAAGTGGAGCTCAGCCCCAACATGACCCGGCAGAGGTCCAGGAGTCAGGAGAAACAAGAGGGCAGAGgatcccctcctcctctcaacAGACCCCTCTCCCTTCCACTGGACCCTAAAGTTGGCAGTGGTGATAGCTCCAACAGCCCCTCTAAGAGCAGCTCGCTTCAGCGCTACAAAGATATGGGGGGCATCAAGAAGAAGGCCGAGAGGTGGAAGGAAAGACAGAGCGAGGGCGAACTGACAGATGAATCAAGTCCAGAAatacgacgacgacgacgagaTGATCAGAAAGATACGTTTCT GTGCAAAGGGATGTCAATGTCTGTTGATCAACTGACCAAGATCAGCTCATCCGGCTCTGATAGCTCACCCTCTACCAAAGAG GTCAGGGCGCGTCTTCACAAGCTGGCCAAACATAAACGGCGCTTAGCCTACGCCCGCAGCGGTTTGATGGTTAACTTTGGGGGCTCCAAGGAAAGTGAGTACTGGAGCTATCCTCTGCCTCCCATCAGCCCAAATGTGTCCAGCCTGAAGAGCTCAGCCAGTTGCGAGGATATCCGGGCCCTCAAATCCCAGGTCAAG ATACCAGCAGAAACTGATGGGTCAAGGTTCAGTTTTCCAGCCAGAAGCCCCAATGAGTTCTCGGGACAACAGGGATCTAACCAACCACAACTCACAACTCCTGACAG GATTTGGTTTCTCGGTAAATTCCTGAAAAAGCGAAAAAATTCCCCGGGCCACGACCCTCCGTCAGATAAATCGG TCACCTTGGCCAGCTACACTCCACCTCACTACCAAATGCCAAACCAGAACAGTGAGAGGGTCGGTCACAACCCGTCCACTCGAATCAGCCGGGCCACACGGGCGTTGCATGGCAACTCGTCTCTGGAGCGTGAGATCACTGACCCCAAAGAGCTGCGAAACCTCGACGAATTCCTCGGCAATCAG GTGAATGAGCTGCGAAGTAGAATAAAAGATCTGTCACCAACAGAGAGCATCTTCCTCACAGCCACCATGCAGTTCAGAGATACCATTAAAGGCATGTACTCTCTCCAG AAGCCCCAAATTGGCTACAAAGATCTGATGAAGGGCTACCAGAACAAAGTGAACACACTAGCAGGGTCGACGAAGACAGAAGTCTCGCTGGTGGTCAACTTGTTTCAGTCTGTGCTGGACGGCTTTATCAGGGGCGAGCTAAAACGAGGGGAGTCTGAACCAGCCAAG ATgacgaagaagaggaggaaaaaaatggaCACTTGT CCTGATAGTCCTCTGGATCACCTGTTCAACACATACCAGGTGAACATTATGCAGTCCTGTGACTTGTGTACCTCCTACATCTGGGGAATGGAGAAAGCCTATATGTGCAGTG cttGCAAGTTAATATGTCACAAGAAATGTCTGACCAAAATCATCACAAATTGCATGACACGATGTGCCAGGCAG GTTGACAGTATACCAGGCTCCCTTCACTTTGgggtgcaggtgtgtgtcctcACCAGTAAAGCCAACCCTGTGCCAAAAGTGGTGGAGTTGTTGCTGATGCACATCGAGCTAAACGGCCTCTACACAGAGGGTATTTACCGCAAGTCGGGCTCAACCTGCCGAGCGAGGGAGCTCCACCAGATTCTGGCGACTG ATCCTGAGGGACCATGTTTAGACAACTATCCCATCCACACCATCACAGGTCTGGTTAAACGTTGGCTCAGAGAGCTGCCGGACCCCCTCATGACCTTTTCCCTCTACAGCGACTTTCTGCATGCCGTGG AACTGCCAGAGAGCGCTGAGAGAATAAGAGCTGTATACCAAAAGGTTGATGAACTTCCTCCTGCTAATTTCAACACGTTAGAGCGGCTCATCTTTCACCTTGTCAG GGTTGCAAAGGAGGAAGAGCACAATAAGATGTCACCAAGCTCTCTTGCTATTGTGTTTGCCCCCTGCATCCTTCGTTCACCTGATGTTGATGACCCCTTCCTTGGTATGAAGGATGTGTCCAAGACTACACG GTGTGTGGAGATCCTGATCTCTGAGCAGTTCAGACGCTACAATGAGATGTTGCAGAGTATCCAGGAGCTGGAAAATGCTGAGGCCCTCGCTGTCAATCAGCTCAAACTGAAGAGACAAAACACG GTTGTTGAAAAGCCTTCAGAGCTGGATGTTCCAAATGAAATGCATTCAGATGAAATGGAGAGGACCCTCATCAATAGGATCAAGTCCATCAAGCAAGAAAA GCTGGACTTGGCCTGCAGGTTACCTGCCCTGGAGCAGGAGAACTCTGACAATGAAAACCTGGACTCATTGTCGTCGATGAGCTCAGACAGTCTAGAGGACATCCAAGGCAGCCTGGACTCGGAAG GAAAGATGACCATGTGGTTGAAAACCCAGAAACCCGACTGCCCATCTAAACCTCCTGACCTGGCTGAGAGAGTCAGAAGTCTGGTGGCTGAGACCGATGATGTACAGAGAGAGTTCGCACCAAGACAAAAAACAGATGTCACCCAATCCATGTGCTTCCTGCCCAGCCAAGACCCCTCCCCAACCGGCAAGCCCCAGATCACCAGCAAGACTTCCAATGGGACATTTGACGACCTGAAAATCCCTTACATTGATGAGGATGAAGATCTAACCTGCACATAA
- the myo9b gene encoding unconventional myosin-IXb isoform X3: protein MNTTDGAGPPEQDGEVRVVQIYPRLPQDTAAYCPLQISGGDTADAVIHNAVATLGLDASQTYSLLEVRKSSGEERLLETGDCPLERVLLWPPGAQRWHPQSQGHYFILQHQQANNGGNQAESSIEDYDDLCNLQTVTEKSILEALRQRFYKLKIYTYVSNILIAINPNKFLPLYYNPKYVKLYENQPLGKLSPHIFAIADVAFRAMLNRQVNQCIVLSGESGSGKTESRSYLIHCLTALSQKTYSSGLERTILGSGPVLEAFSNAKTAENNNSSRFGMFIQLNYLESGVIRGAVIEKYLLEKCRLVSRDHKERNYHVFYYLLVGASKDEQEEFHLLKPQEYLYLKQEDLHLDDEKLGQEYKRLHQAMEMVGFLSSTKKHIFSILSAILLLGNVTYRLSENTGVLEVGPDEVLSTLSDLLKVKKEQLVKTLTKRRVVTANAIVVSQYTLQVAPTVRESMAKSLYSALFDWIILHINHAMLNRRDMEESVSCLSIGVLDMFGFENLQTNSFEQLCINYTNEKLQYYINQHIFKFEQEDYVSEGITWQNVDYTDNTGCIQLISEKSTGLFNLLDKESNLPKATDETLLDKLKQQHQDNPFFVPSLNTELTFVIQHFAGRVKYHIKDFRQKNTEHMRPEVISLLRSSERSFVHHLVASSPEALFRWGVLRATIRILTVFKILGRQRAKSISARRSSRKTFKERLSSMTLDFSFDRSDETPLDVFEDIFVNYENRKKSRAGRQKQLIPKNLMDLHSLRHIVALAAHDRTSKFIFHPHRQTKPPTVSTQFQASLRKLIETIEKAEPFFIFCVRSNAEKKELHFDDELVLQQIKYTGILQMVNIQKSGYSATYTFKEFVEKFRMLLPKGATVTPGHITELFERMELDKTTYQIGKTKVFLKEKERQLLQDTLNKEVMHHIIILQRWFRTCLMRLHFLQNRDATMIIQRSWREFYEKQNRAATVIQTAWRSSLKTPKHQRETEDDENTAKTRPGRDSSLTKKEFKRQHKVELSPNMTRQRSRSQEKQEGRGSPPPLNRPLSLPLDPKVGSGDSSNSPSKSSSLQRYKDMGGIKKKAERWKERQSEGELTDESSPEIRRRRRDDQKDTFLCKGMSMSVDQLTKISSSGSDSSPSTKEIPAETDGSRFSFPARSPNEFSGQQGSNQPQLTTPDRIWFLGKFLKKRKNSPGHDPPSDKSVTLASYTPPHYQMPNQNSERVGHNPSTRISRATRALHGNSSLEREITDPKELRNLDEFLGNQVNELRSRIKDLSPTESIFLTATMQFRDTIKGMYSLQKPQIGYKDLMKGYQNKVNTLAGSTKTEVSLVVNLFQSVLDGFIRGELKRGESEPAKMTKKRRKKMDTCPDSPLDHLFNTYQVNIMQSCDLCTSYIWGMEKAYMCSACKLICHKKCLTKIITNCMTRCARQVDSIPGSLHFGVQVCVLTSKANPVPKVVELLLMHIELNGLYTEGIYRKSGSTCRARELHQILATDPEGPCLDNYPIHTITGLVKRWLRELPDPLMTFSLYSDFLHAVELPESAERIRAVYQKVDELPPANFNTLERLIFHLVRVAKEEEHNKMSPSSLAIVFAPCILRSPDVDDPFLGMKDVSKTTRCVEILISEQFRRYNEMLQSIQELENAEALAVNQLKLKRQNTVVEKPSELDVPNEMHSDEMERTLINRIKSIKQEKLDLACRLPALEQENSDNENLDSLSSMSSDSLEDIQGSLDSEVSGKMTMWLKTQKPDCPSKPPDLAERVRSLVAETDDVQREFAPRQKTDVTQSMCFLPSQDPSPTGKPQITSKTSNGTFDDLKIPYIDEDEDLTCT from the exons ATGAACACTACAGATGGAGCCGGGCCCCCTGAACAGGATGGAGAGGTCCGTGTTGTGCAGATCTACCCCAGGCTGCCCCAGGACACAGCTGCCTACTGTCCCCTGCAGATCAGTGGAGGGGACACGGCAGATGCAGTCATCCACAATGCCGTGGCCACTCTGGGTCTGGATGCCAGCCAGACATACAGCCTGCTGGAGGTCAGGAAGAGCAGTGGAGAGGAGAGGTTACTGGAGACTGGGGACTGCCCTTTGGAAAGGGTCCTGCTGTGGCCACCCGGGGCACAGAGGTGGCACCCTCAGAGCCAGGGGCACTACTTCATCCTGCAGCACCAGCAAGCCAACAATGGAGGCAACCAAGCAGAAAGCAGCATAGAGGACTATGATGACCTTTGTAACCTCCAAACTGTCACTGAGAAGAGTATTCTGGAAGCTTTACGCCAGCGCTTCTACAAGCTCAAAATCTACACCTACGTCAGCAACATCCTCATCGCCATCAACCCCAATAAGTTCCTGCCTCTTTATTACAATCCCAAGTATGTCAAGTTGTACGAGAACCAGCCACTGGGCAAACTAAGCCCTCATATATTTGCCATAGCAGACGTGGCCTTCCGCGCCATGTTGAACAGGCAGGTTAACCAGTGTATTGTGTTATCTGGTGAGAGTGGCTCAGGGAAGACTGAAAGCCGCAGTTATCTCATCCACTGCCTGACTGCCCTCAGCCAGAAGACGTACTCCAGCGGGCTGGAACGGACCATCCTCGGGTCTGGCCCGGTGCTAGAG GCCTTCAGCAACGCTAAGACTGCAGAGAATAACAACTCCAGTCGCTTTGGGATGTTCATCCAGCTCAACTACCTGGAGAGTGGTGTCATCAGAGG GGCAGTTATTGAGAAGTACCTACTAGAAAAGTGCCGCCTGGTGTCCAGAGATCACAAGGAGAG GAACTACCACGTGTTTTACTATCTGCTGGTGGGTGCGTCCAAAGACGAGCAGGAGGAGTTTCATCTATTAAAGCCACAAGAGTATCTCTACCTCAAGCAG GAAGACCTCCATTTAGATGATGAGAAACTTGGGCAGGAGTACAAGAGGCTCCATCAAGCTATGGAGATGGTTGGCTTCCTGTCCTCCACCAAGAAACA CATATTTTCCATCCTCTCTGCCATCCTGCTACTGGGCAACGTGACATACAGACTGTCAGAGAACACTGGAGTCCTGGAGGTCGGACCTGATGAAGTTTTGTCCACACTGTCTGACCTGCTCAAA gTGAAAAAGGAGCAACTGGTGAAGACTTTGACCAAGAGGAGAGTAGTGACCGCCAACGCCATCGTAGTTTCACAGTACACTCTACAAGTG GCCCCCACAGTGCGGGAGTCCATGGCCAAGTCTTTATACAGTGCTCTGTTTGACTGGATCATCCTTCACATCAATCATGCAATGCTCAACAGACGAGACATGGAGGAGTCCGTCTCT tgtTTGTCCATCGGTGTCCTGGATATGTTTGGATTTGAGAACCTCCAGACAAATAGCTTTGAGCAGCTGTGCATCAACTACACCAATGAGAAACTGCAGTATTACATAAACCAGCACATCTTCAAGTTTGAGCAA GAAGATTATGTGTCAGAGGGCATCACCTGGCAAAACGTCGACTACACTGACAACACTGGCTGCATTCAGCTGATCAGCGAGAAGTCAACCGGACTCTTTAACCTGCTGGATAAGGAGAGCAA CCTTCCTAAGGCCACAGATGAAACCCTGTTGGACAAGTTGAAGCAGCAACATCAGGACAATCCATTCTTTGTACCCTCCTTGAATACAGAGCTGACTTTTGTCATTCAACACTTTGCTGGAAGGGTTAAATACCACATCAAG GATTTCCGgcagaaaaacacagagcaCATGCGTCCTGAAGTCATATCACTTCTACGGAGCAGTGAGCGGTCGTTCGTGCATCACTTGGTTGCATCCAGTCCAGAAGCTCTGTTCAGATGGGGAGTCCTCCGAGCCACCATCCGCATCCTCACAGTATTCAAGATACTGGGACGCCAGAGGGCAAAATCGA TATCTGCCAGACGAAGCTCCCGCAAGACCTTCAAAGAGAGACTGTCCAG CATGACTCTGGATTTCTCCTTTGATCGCTCCGATGAAACGCCTCTTGACGTATTCGAAGACATCTTTGTCAATTATGAAAATAGAAA gaaaagtCGAGCTGGTCGACAGAAGCAGCTCATTCCCAAG AACCTCATGGATTTGCACTCCCTCCGACATATTGTTGCTCTGGCCGCGCATGACCGAACCAGCAAATTCATCTTCCACCCTCATCGGCAGACAAAGCCCCCGACAGTTAGCACTCAGTTTCAG GCCTCACTCAGAAAGCTGATAGAGACAATTGAAAAAGCCGAGCCgttctttattttctgtgttcgCTCCAATGCTGAAAAG aaGGAGCTGCACTTTGATGATGAACTTGTGCTACAGCAAATCAAATACACAGGCATACTGCAGATGGTTAACATCCAGAAGTCTGGCTACAGCGCCACATACACATTCAAG GAATTTGTTGAGAAGTTCAGAATGTTGCTTCCAAAAGGAGCTACGGTAACGCCTGGGCACATAACTGAACTGTTTGAGAGGATGGAGTTGGATAAGACCACCTATCAAATAGGAAAAACCAAG GTGTTCCTcaaggagaaggagaggcaACTGCTCCAAGACACTCTTAACAAAGAAGTGATGCATCACATCATCATCCTGCAGCGCTGGTTCCGTACCTGTCTGATGAGGCTGCACTTCCTGCAAAACAGAGATGCCACTATGATTATACAG AGGAGCTGGCGTGAATTTTACgagaaacaaaacagagctGCTACAGTGATCCAGACAGCATGGAGGAGTTCCCTGAAGACGCCAAAGCACCAACGTGAGACGGAGGATGATGAGAACACGGCCAAGACCCGGCCTGGACGGGACAG CAGTTTGACAAAAAAGGAGTTTAAGAGGCAGCACAAAGTGGAGCTCAGCCCCAACATGACCCGGCAGAGGTCCAGGAGTCAGGAGAAACAAGAGGGCAGAGgatcccctcctcctctcaacAGACCCCTCTCCCTTCCACTGGACCCTAAAGTTGGCAGTGGTGATAGCTCCAACAGCCCCTCTAAGAGCAGCTCGCTTCAGCGCTACAAAGATATGGGGGGCATCAAGAAGAAGGCCGAGAGGTGGAAGGAAAGACAGAGCGAGGGCGAACTGACAGATGAATCAAGTCCAGAAatacgacgacgacgacgagaTGATCAGAAAGATACGTTTCT GTGCAAAGGGATGTCAATGTCTGTTGATCAACTGACCAAGATCAGCTCATCCGGCTCTGATAGCTCACCCTCTACCAAAGAG ATACCAGCAGAAACTGATGGGTCAAGGTTCAGTTTTCCAGCCAGAAGCCCCAATGAGTTCTCGGGACAACAGGGATCTAACCAACCACAACTCACAACTCCTGACAG GATTTGGTTTCTCGGTAAATTCCTGAAAAAGCGAAAAAATTCCCCGGGCCACGACCCTCCGTCAGATAAATCGG TCACCTTGGCCAGCTACACTCCACCTCACTACCAAATGCCAAACCAGAACAGTGAGAGGGTCGGTCACAACCCGTCCACTCGAATCAGCCGGGCCACACGGGCGTTGCATGGCAACTCGTCTCTGGAGCGTGAGATCACTGACCCCAAAGAGCTGCGAAACCTCGACGAATTCCTCGGCAATCAG GTGAATGAGCTGCGAAGTAGAATAAAAGATCTGTCACCAACAGAGAGCATCTTCCTCACAGCCACCATGCAGTTCAGAGATACCATTAAAGGCATGTACTCTCTCCAG AAGCCCCAAATTGGCTACAAAGATCTGATGAAGGGCTACCAGAACAAAGTGAACACACTAGCAGGGTCGACGAAGACAGAAGTCTCGCTGGTGGTCAACTTGTTTCAGTCTGTGCTGGACGGCTTTATCAGGGGCGAGCTAAAACGAGGGGAGTCTGAACCAGCCAAG ATgacgaagaagaggaggaaaaaaatggaCACTTGT CCTGATAGTCCTCTGGATCACCTGTTCAACACATACCAGGTGAACATTATGCAGTCCTGTGACTTGTGTACCTCCTACATCTGGGGAATGGAGAAAGCCTATATGTGCAGTG cttGCAAGTTAATATGTCACAAGAAATGTCTGACCAAAATCATCACAAATTGCATGACACGATGTGCCAGGCAG GTTGACAGTATACCAGGCTCCCTTCACTTTGgggtgcaggtgtgtgtcctcACCAGTAAAGCCAACCCTGTGCCAAAAGTGGTGGAGTTGTTGCTGATGCACATCGAGCTAAACGGCCTCTACACAGAGGGTATTTACCGCAAGTCGGGCTCAACCTGCCGAGCGAGGGAGCTCCACCAGATTCTGGCGACTG ATCCTGAGGGACCATGTTTAGACAACTATCCCATCCACACCATCACAGGTCTGGTTAAACGTTGGCTCAGAGAGCTGCCGGACCCCCTCATGACCTTTTCCCTCTACAGCGACTTTCTGCATGCCGTGG AACTGCCAGAGAGCGCTGAGAGAATAAGAGCTGTATACCAAAAGGTTGATGAACTTCCTCCTGCTAATTTCAACACGTTAGAGCGGCTCATCTTTCACCTTGTCAG GGTTGCAAAGGAGGAAGAGCACAATAAGATGTCACCAAGCTCTCTTGCTATTGTGTTTGCCCCCTGCATCCTTCGTTCACCTGATGTTGATGACCCCTTCCTTGGTATGAAGGATGTGTCCAAGACTACACG GTGTGTGGAGATCCTGATCTCTGAGCAGTTCAGACGCTACAATGAGATGTTGCAGAGTATCCAGGAGCTGGAAAATGCTGAGGCCCTCGCTGTCAATCAGCTCAAACTGAAGAGACAAAACACG GTTGTTGAAAAGCCTTCAGAGCTGGATGTTCCAAATGAAATGCATTCAGATGAAATGGAGAGGACCCTCATCAATAGGATCAAGTCCATCAAGCAAGAAAA GCTGGACTTGGCCTGCAGGTTACCTGCCCTGGAGCAGGAGAACTCTGACAATGAAAACCTGGACTCATTGTCGTCGATGAGCTCAGACAGTCTAGAGGACATCCAAGGCAGCCTGGACTCGGAAG TATCAGGAAAGATGACCATGTGGTTGAAAACCCAGAAACCCGACTGCCCATCTAAACCTCCTGACCTGGCTGAGAGAGTCAGAAGTCTGGTGGCTGAGACCGATGATGTACAGAGAGAGTTCGCACCAAGACAAAAAACAGATGTCACCCAATCCATGTGCTTCCTGCCCAGCCAAGACCCCTCCCCAACCGGCAAGCCCCAGATCACCAGCAAGACTTCCAATGGGACATTTGACGACCTGAAAATCCCTTACATTGATGAGGATGAAGATCTAACCTGCACATAA